The genomic DNA CCGTACCAATATCAAGTTTTATTTTGGAATTGGCAAAATTAAGTTCTCTTTCTATATCAACACCTATACTTTGGTCTCCAAGTATTGTAAGAGGATTATTAAATCTTATTTCTGTTCTTTGAAGACCGTTGCCTATTCCTTTACTTTTATTCCAGCTTGTTGTATAGTTATACTCATTGTTATATTTGTTCATTAACGGGGCATTATTGGTATACACTCCGATATTATTGTTCCCGTAAAGTTTAATATCACCGCTGTTCATCAAAAAATGCTTTCCGGGATTATCATTTATATTGTTATTTCCGTAACTGTCTGAGTTTTCAGAATAGTCATATGAAGAAGCATTACTTGTCATAAGATAGATTACACTTTGAGGTGCTCTCATTTCTATTGTTCCTGTATTATCAAAACCTTCCTGTTTTCTCTGGGCTGTTCCTTCCGTAAACATAAATGCAACCTGTTTTCCGATAAGATTATTCGTACTGCTTGCTTCATTTAATCCTGTTATTTTCCCTTTATTCATAAAGATGCTGTCTGCATCTGACCATCCGCCGTGAGCCTGTATATTTACCCCTACTACATTGGATCCTTTCAGATTCCATGTACTGTTGTTCTCTACATATTGAAATGGTCTGTTTGCTGTAGTATGACCAAGTGCAGTATCCAGAAATTTTCCGGCCAGTTCTGATTTTTCCGCTGATGTTATCCAGCTTCTTTCCTCAAGTTCATCAAGTGTATATGTTTTCCACATACCGCTGACAGGATCTGGTATTCCGCTGTAGTGTTCATCATAATGGAGTATCTGCTCCAAAAATTGCGCATTTGGCACATCCCCTTCAAGAGTTACTGTAAGATCATTTACATTTCCGCCCGGAGTACCAAATCTTGTTACCGGATTATCTATTACTTTAAACACGCCCTGCACACTGCTTGTATATCCTCCCGGATTATTGTTAATCGAATCTGTGTATACTCCTGTGGGCAGCAGCGCCTGTTCATAAGTGTATGTCCCTGTCCCGGGATTATATATACTTCTGCTGTCATATACAAGCCCTGCTGATGGTGCTCCTGTTACATTATTCAATGTATAGCTGTAATATCCGGGATTATCATAATCCCAATTTCCCGGAACACTCCCTGTTGATCGGTCTGTTCTTACATTTATAGTTCCGCTTGTAATATCCATCTGTGATATTATTGAGTTTTGTCCTGAGCCGTCCCCATATGGGAAAAACCCTGTTATTCCGCCGTTTCCTCCGCCTGTTCCGTTTAAGCTTAATACTGGTATAGGATTAAAACTTATTGTTGTTATCTTAGGAGTACTTGGATTAAATCCTGCAAGATTTATTTTTGGTATTGATAATGATGACGGAGCATTGAAGCTTATCTCTGATGAGCTTACCACTACAGGCTTCGTATCTTCTACAATTATATCAGACATATTTTTTTCTATACCTTTTATGTTAAGACTTACCCCCAGATCTACGAATTTACTTTCCTGTTCCGGCTTGTACGGTTTGAATTTTCCGTTTATTTCCATATCACTGTATAATGATGTCTGACTTGGATCAAGTGTGCTTTCCCCGCTTGTTTTCTGAGGATCTGAGTAATATTTTGCATTTGACAATGTATTGTCGCCTTTATTTTTTTCGTTATAAAAACCGCTGAAAAATATCTGCCATTCCAAATATTCCGGCTTCACTATATAACTTCCTTGTAAATACAAATCTTTTAATTCTTTATTTTTCTGCTTTAAAATATTTTCTATCAGCTTAAAGTTTTTATTATTTGATTTCCCTGTTTGAATATTCTTCACAATATTATTATATAATTTATCTGTTTTACTTTCTGCTGCCTCCCCTGGCATTGCAGCTAAAGTATTTAAAGCTAATAACGCAAGTATTTTTTTATCCGCTTTCATTTTCTCTCCTTCAAATCGATGCTGTCATATCTGCATCTTTCTTAAACATAATATATTTACCAATAACTTACATTATATTTCTCAATTTATAGTTTTTTCATCTCCTTTACAATTTTATCTTTTATTTTTTGGAACAAAGTTCTGAAAAATTCAATTATATTTTTACTGCTTTATTCGTTTAGCTCTTTAATTTTATAATCAATTTTCTTCACCTGAATTTTAAATTAGATCTTTGTTCTATATTTTGATTATATTCCTTTTTATTTTTTTTGTCAACAAAATTTTACTTCTATATAATTATTTTTTTTTGACAGTTGAAAGATATAATTATAAAGGTTTTTATCACATTACATTATTTTAATTCCGGAAAATTTTTATAAAAAAATGAATTCAAAAACATCATAGAACATTGTTCCAAAAAAATTTCTTTTAAAATATTTCCATTTTATATTTAAGAGTCAAAAACACTAAAAAAAGATGACTTCTGTCTGATACCAAAATCATCTCTTATTCTAATATTTTCCTTTTTGATTATTTTTATTCATGATGCTTTTTTAAATAGATCTCTAACAGATACAGCTTACAGCTTTCCATCAAAATTAATTTTGCAGAAGATATTCTGCCATCTTATTATCCAGAATGAGTACATCAATAAAATCTGCTTCTAGAGCTATTTTAGCAGTAATATACTTTGAAGCTCCTTCGATAACACAGATTTTTACCGGTATTTTTTTCAGTTCCTCAGGCTTAATCCCGATACTTCTGTTAGTAATACTTTCACAGCAGGTTTTTCCCTTATCGTTTAGAAAAAGTATTGAAACTACATCACATAATGCATTTTCCTTATGCAGAAGCTTCATATCATTTTCCGAAAGATAACCCGATTTTTCAATACTGTTATCTGAAATAAGAGGATTCCCCAGACTGAAAAGTGCAAAATCCGCTTTTGCCGAAGCTGTTAAAACCTCCTGAATTATATTGTCATTCAAAAGGATCTCCTTATCAATACTGGTCTGTGCAAATGCCGGAGCCAGAAGCGAAAGAGAGCTGCATCCCGTTTCTTTGGCAAGACTGGACGCTATTGTAGAGGCATGGATATCAAACTGACTCTTCCCGTGCCCGCCTATAATAGGAGAAAACAGAATTTTTTTATTTATGGGATTTATGTGATTCTGTACCAGTCTTAATGTAGTCCCCCATCCCACTGCTACAGTACATTCATCTGTAAGATTATTCTCAAGATAATATGCAGCTGCCGAGGCAACCATATTTTTAGAGTTGGTATCAATACTGTCGTCTACTATTATTACATCTTTCAGCTTGTATTTTTCAGCAATTTTATTTTCCATTTCCAGAAAAGAACCGCTGTAATCAACAGTAATTTTAACAATACCCATATCCTTTGCTTTTTGAAGCAGTCTGGACACTTTTATTCTGGACAGACCTGTTATTTTCGATATCTCCTGCTGTGTCATATTTTTCTCATAATACAAAAAACTGATCTGGGTAAGCTGTCTCCTTTGTAAATCCATATCAATCACCTAACGTTCATATATTCATATAGTGTTAATTTGATCTGAATTATAACATGCATTTTATTTCGTGTCAATATTGACTCTTTTGTTAATATTTTTTCTTTATGGTATTAAATTATCCTGATCTCCTGTAAATATAATAAAATTATTGAATTTTCATAGTTCTTAGTATTGATATTATACTGGTATAATATTAGTCATTTTTTTATTTTCATTATTGTTAAAAATCAGAAATATGATTTTTGTCTTTAATTTTTTCATATAACATCTGTTATATAAATATTTGACTTTATATATTTTTAAAGTTAAAATATGTTAAATATTCTAATCAGGAGGCTTTATGAAAAAAATTATTCTTTTACTATTACTCTTAGCAGTTAATTATAACAGCTTTGCCGTTTCCAAAGAGGACAAGGAAAGAGAGAGCTCTTATCTTTTGCAAATAAAAAATGAAAATGACAGTGATGCTATGTTTGATCTCGGACTATTATATGATGAGCAGGAAAAATATGATCTTGCGGAAAAGTATTATCTTATGGCCGTGAAATATAATAACGGCAGTGCCATGACCAATCTCGGGCTGATATATGAAAATCAAAAAAAATATGATCTCGCAGAAAAATATTATCTCATGGCTGTAGAAGAAGAATCGGATACCGGTATGTATAATCTGGGCTTACTGTATGATAATCAAAAAAAATATACCCTTGCGGAAAAGTATTACCTTATGGCTATTCAGAAGAATTACAGCGATGCCATGTATAATTTGGCACTGTTATATGACAATCAGGAGAAATTCAGCCTTGCAGAAAAATACTATCTCATGGCGATAAAAGAAAATGACAGTGATGCGATGTATAATTTAGCCCTTATATACGATAATCAGAAAAAATATCCTCTTGCAGAAAAGTATTATCTCATGGCTGTTGAAGCCAATGACAGTGATGCTACATTTAATCTGGCGTTACTGTATGACAATCAAAAGAAATATAATCTCGCAGAAAAGTATTATCTTATAGCTGTAAAAGATAACAGTACCAAGGCTATGTACAATTTAGGAATACTATATAAAATTCAGAAAAAATTCTCCCTTGCAGAAAAATATTACCTTATGGCTATAAAAAATAACAGCAGTGATGCTATGTTTAATCTGGGATTATTATATGACGAGCAGGGAAAATACGATCTAGCGGAGAAATATTATCTTATGGGCGTAAAACATAATGACAGCGATTCTATGTATAATTTGGGAGTTCTGTATTATAATCAGGAAAAATACCAGACTGCAAAAAATTACTTTTTAATGGCAGAAAAATTTGGAAATAAAGAAGCAGCAAAAATATTAAGAGAAAATTTTTAACCTGTAAGCAATTAAATGAGACAAAAACTAAAAATAAAAAGATTTTTTTAAGCTGTTGGTAATTAATTCTGAAAAATTCTAATAAAATTATTTTTTACTTGCAGCTTTTTTACTTTTCAATGCTTTGATTTTTACTTGCAATATTTATTTATGATATAATAATTTTCAATATAGTCAGAAAGGACTAAGAAATGGAGAAAAAATTAATTAATAAGATTATAGGAATAATACTCATAATAGCCGGTACTCTCAGAACTTTACTGTTTTCAGTCTTAATTTTATTTACCTTCGATGCACCCGAAACATCCCGTATTACCTTTGAAAGAAGTATATTTATATTATATCTGGGAATAGGAAGCTTAGCCATACTCTCAGCCGGAACATTATTGTTAATCAATCGAAAATCAGGCAGAATTATCCTGCTGGCAACTGCTGTTTCTCTTACTTTAATTTCTCTCTTTGCTGGTTTTATCAATATAGTTTATAAAGAACTAATATTTTACATATTATTAATACTTATACTATTCTGGAACTTTAAAACCAGAAAAAATCTAAAGAATAGCTAAAATAAATACGGTCATATATATCAAAATAAAAATACCGGCAGTTTAAAATTATCTTATTAAAAAATCAGGAAAAACGGAGTTTCTATAAAAACAAATCCTGTTTTTTTATATTTTCTGACATTTTATAATCAAGTATTCTCTTACAGCTGATTGCAAATATACCGCACCACTAATCCTTTAAATAAGGCAGTAAAAGCTGTGATACTTTTTTATAACCTTCAGCATTCAAATGCAGTCCTTCTATTGTATATTTTATATCCAGATTATTTTCTTCATCAGTTAAATGCCTGTAAATATCAATATATATAACTGTTTTACCATCTGCTGCTTTTTCTAATAACTTATTTATTTCACTTATTTTTTCATTATTTCTTTTTCCAATTTCAGTTTTCTTTATTTTTTTGTTATTTGTTTTATTAACAGGATAAACAGACTGAATATAGATTTTAGTATTTTTTCTTTCTGCTCTGATTTTTTCAGTGATTTTTATGATTCTCCCTGCAATTATTTCAGGAGAATCATTTGTTTTCTCCAGATCATTTGTCCCGATCAGTATAAAAACCTTTGACGGAGCCAGCCCATAAACGCTTTCATTCATTCTGCCCAGAACTCCCAATGTCGTATCTCCAAAAATTCCTCTGTTAATAACAGAAAAATCAGGAAAGTATTCATCCAGCATAAAATCCTCTGTTATTGAATCCCCAATGAAAACAATACTTTTCTCCGGAATAAATTTATTAGTCAGTATCCAGTTTTCCAATCTGTTTTCATATCTTTTCTGTATAAAAACTCTCATATAAGCTTTTATGCTTATCATAGAAGCAGTGAGAACCGCTATTCCCAAAACCGGTATAAAAATTAAAATCCATCTGTATTTTTTTATTTTCAACACTTTATCCTCCAATTTTGTATTTATTATTATATAATAAAAAATAATAAACATAGTAAACATTCCGCCCTAAAAACTAATGGTTTTATTTTTGCATTATAGTGCAAAAATAACTTTTTGTCAAATAAAAACCTGAAACTGAATTAAATAAAAAAAATCTTTTATCGATAAAGTAATCAGATACAGAATGTAAAAAGAAAAAATAACTTCCAAAATAAAAAGGTGTGTGTCTCTGTTAAAACCACACACCTTAAACTATTTCTTCCGAGTTATTCTCCATCACTGCACCAACTTTCTCATTTTACATTAAATCTGAATCCTGCTGAAAATACATTATTTGAAATGTCAGAGTCACTTATCTGCATATCATAGTTCGCATACCATGCCCATCTGTCATTTACTTCTGTACTTACTCCCACACCTGTCCATACTGAATCTCCGGGAAGTCCTATACCCTCTACTGTGAATTTTTCTGACGGCAGTCCTACATATGATGCTTCAAAATCCAGACTTTCATCACTAAAAGCTTTCTGCCATGACACATATCCCAAAATTGTACTTTTTCCGCCTGCCCATTCAAAGTCATATTTCCCTCTAAGTCCTATAAATCCTGACATCTGATCATAAGTTTTATTATCAGCTTCAAGTCCCAAAAGGCTTCCATCCTCTGAAAAGCTTCCTCTTTTTACTAAATCATATGATATTCCTGCAAATGGTGTTAAGTTAAAGTTTTTCGCCAATTTGAATTTATAGCCCGTTTCACCATATCCTGAATATACATAATCATCATGATTTATTGATACATTTTCACTCTGTACTCCTGTTACTACTTCTCTGTCTACATCACTTGATACAAATCCTACTCCCAATCTTCCCAATACATAGAATTTGTCTTCTTTCTGCCCGTACCTTCCGTAAAGTGATACTCCAAAGTTCTGGCTTTTTGATTTTCCTCCGTATCGGTCGAAATCTGCTTCTGCATCTGAGTAAGAAAGTGCTATACCTAATATTGTACTGTCATTTATATTCTTATCTATTCCTACCTGTCCGCCGTATGATGTTGTATCCGCCGAAGCATAACCCGATTCTTTTAGTTTTCCTGTAGAAGCTATGCCGCTGAACCATAGACCTGCTATATCTGCCTTATTTTCCATGCTTCCAAGCATTACCAGTCTGTTTGTAAGGTCTCTGTTCACTGCCTGTGACTGTTGGAATGTTAATGCCTGTGCTGAAGCATAAATCTGTCCTGATAAACTGTCCAGTGTTGCTGCCAGATCTGATGATGACGACTGCTGCAGCATTGCTATTTTTGTTCTAAACTCATCGCTTCCTTTATTATTGTCCAGTGCTGTCAAAACCTGTTCCAGATTTTGTGATGAATTATTTCTTGTTGCATCTGAATTATAAGCTTCATCAGCATATTCTGCTATATCTCTTCTTGCTACACTTAATTTTACTCCGTCATTTCCGTATATAACGTCTGATTGAAGAAATACAGGTGTTTCCACTTTTCCAAATGTGCTTGTTACTCCGTTTGCTGCATTTACTACATTTTCTGTTATCACTTCTTTACTTATGTATACTGGATTATTATCATCATCTTTAGGAGCTGTTACTCTTAAAGTAGAATTATTTAAATCTGCTGTTCCGCCCACATTTATTGTTGCTCCTGCTGTACTTACTATTACACCTTCAGGAGTAGAAGTATAATTTCCCTGTATATTCATTCCCTTACCTGTATTGCTAATAATTCCTCCGTTATTGATCACATTATTATTTATGTATCCTCCGTTGCTTGACAGGGTTCCTCCGGGCTGTACATACACTTCCGATACTACCTGTCCGTTTACTTCCAGTACTCCGCCGTTTACTACGTTTTTCCCTGTATATGTATTTTTCCCGCTGAGTATTAATTTTCCTGTCCCTGCTTTTATAAGTCCCGCATCTCCCGATATATCATTTTCAAATGTAGAAGTAGTATTATCAAATGCTACATTGACATAATCACCTAACGCAAGTCTTTTATCAAAAAGTGCAGGTCCTTTTACTGCTTTGCTTATATTCAAAAGTCCCCATCCATATACTGGATCTGCATCTTTAATTCCTTTATCAGTGGCTGTAGATAAGATTGTCTGTCTTATAAGATCTCCGTTCATCCACGGATACTTTTCCTGAACCACAGCTGCTGTTCCTGTTACTGCCGGTGCTGCAAATGAAGTACCCATTCCTGAAACATTTCTTACATTAAAATCATAATCACCAACTGCTGCTATACACCAATTCTGTGCTATACCGCATTTATTTGAATAATCACTGGGAGCTCCGTCAGTAGAATTTACAGCCATAACAGCTATCCATCCTTTCTGCATCTCCGGATAAAGATATGGAAGTCCTGCTTCTGCCGAAACCTCCTCTGTTCCGGAATTGCCTGCTGCCCAGACGAAAAGGCTGTCTGTTGATGCCTTATCTCTGTAAAAAGCTATTACCGGATCTGACAAGGGCATATCAGTTTTTGTAGTTGTTTTTATTGTTCTTGATGCTACTCCGAATGATTGGTTGTATATTCTTACACCATGATCATATAATTCATCATACATCTCTCTTTTTACTGAAATACAATTATTAGAGCCATTAGAACAAATTGTTCCTGCAGCTATTCCTCTCATTTCTACATTAGTTGCTATCCCCATTGTTCTTCCTCCCAGAACTTCAGCAACCAAACTTCCATGAATATTTGTGGTTCCGGAATAATTTCTGCTTCTTGACAGACGCGGTTTATTTTCCTCACTGTAAAACTCTTTATGTGTAGTATCAAAATTACTGTCTACAATACCCACAGTGATATTATCACCATCACTGTCTGTTTCTTTTGCCTCATTATTATTATGCGGATCTTCTGGATTAAACGGAATATCTCTTGTAACATCAATCGGTGTAGGCGGTGACGGGGAAGGGTTTTGATTTGATTGGCCGCCGGAGCTTGAACAGCTTAAGACAACAATTACCAAAGCAATGATTAGTATCAACTTCTTTTTCATAATAATTCCTCCTCTACTAAATAAATTATAAATAATCGCCAGACTATTACTTATAATTCCAAAGGAATATTATTTATAAAAAAGATTTTTTTATAAAAATGAATTCATTCTATAATTCATTATACTGAACGATCAGTTTATTTTCAATATATTTTATAATTAAAATATTTTTTAAAGATCATATTTTACATTAATAAAAAGGAAAAAATTAAATTTAAAAACCAAAATAAAAATTGATCCATTATTTAATTATTAGCATTTTGATATTGATATAATTACAATAATTAAAATATTTTTATTAATCTTATATATTTTTTATTTTTTTTATATCTTATTAAAAAAAAATAAAATTAAAAAACTGAGTAAAATCATATATGAATACTAATAAAAATTTATATATTATAAATAAGTAATATTCCTTTTATGGTATATATACATGACTAAAAAGTCATTTTATTTTCTTAGTATTTAATACTTCTACTTATTCCAGAATAAAAACAATATTAACATTTTCATTTTCAATATTAAAATATAAAGATATTTGTATTATTATTTTTAATAATAATTTCTAAAATACTTCAGCTTAAAAATAATCAAAGAAAATATTTTTCAGTTTTTATTGCAAATGCAATAAAAATATTGTAAAATAAATTGAATAATTAATTTCAGAAAGGAGCTGATTAAAATAGAAATTTTGCGAGAAATAGGAATGATCGCCAGAGCTCTGGACTCTATAAGCAACATAGAATTCAAAGATTATGATCTTACTAAGGGCCAGTATCTATATCTTGTCCGAATCTGCGAAAATCCCGGTATTATTATGGAAAAATTAATTGATCTGATCAAAGTTGATCGTGCGACCGCTGCCCGTGCGATAAAAAAGCTTGAAAAAAAAGGATTTATTGAAAAAAAATTTGATGAGCATAATAAAAAAAATAAAAAGCTTTTCCCCACTGGCAGCGGAAAGAATATATATCCCTTTATAATAAGAGAAAACGAATACTCTAACAACATTGCACTAAAGAATTTTTCAGAAAAAGAAACAGAATTGCTTACTGATCTTCTGCAAAGAATGAGGAAAAATATAGATAATGACTGGAAATATGTAAAAAAAGGAAATAAAAGGAGCTACTAATGAATATAAAAATAAAAAAAATTAATTCTGATGATATAAAAATACTTCAGGAAATAAGTATTGAAACATTTACTGATACGTTCGGAGAGCAAAATTCCTCTGAAAACTTAAAAAATTATTTGGAAAAAGCTTTTAATTCTAAAAAACTTTTATCAGAAATAGCCAATCCTTTTTCTGATTTTTATCTTATCTATTTTGATAAGGAACCTGCAGGATATTTAAAACTAAATGACGGCGAGGCCCAATCTGAAAAGATGGATGAAGAAGCACTTGAAATAGAAAGGATTTATATCAGAAAAAAATTTCAGAGAAACGGACTTGGTAAGTTCTTACTGAATAAGGCCATTGATATAGCAAAAAATCAGGATAAAAAAATTATTTGGCTGGGCGTATGGGAAAACAATAAAAATGCAATTGAATTTTATAAAAAATCAGGATTCATTCAAAGCGGACAGCATTCATTCTATATGGGCAGCGAAAAACAAGTTGATTTTATAATGAAAAAAAAATTACCTTAGAAGGAATTTTGGGTTACTTACTATAAATAATTACAAATTTTTAATAAAAATACAGGAGGAGTAATATGAAACCAGTGAAAGCAGCAGAATTTTGTACCTGTACCGAACACCAATGTCCTTTTAACCCGGTCAATAACAGTAAAGGGTGCGACCTTTGCATACTAAAATGCCTGAAGCTAAATGAAATACCATCATGTTTTTTCAAAAAAATATCAACAGAAATTCCTGAAAATGAAGATTATACATTTAAAGGATTTGCTGATTTTACCAATAAATATTACAAATAATTTTATTTATAAAAAAATACTGTACTGACAAAAGATGCAGTATTTTTTTATAATCATATATAATACCTCTATATTTTCAGCTGGGCAGATCAGGAAATTAATAATATTATTTTGATACGATTCTTTTCTGATTTATGAAAATGTTGTATAATTGAATATTATAGCTTCTGCCAATAAAAAACCAAAAGGAGATATCGACAAATGAGTGAAGAAATAAATGAAAATGATAAAATTATTCTGGCCTTTCATCTAATGTGGGATAGCTTTCCGGGAAGTGCCCGTCTCATAAACAGCAGACATATTATTATTGCTTCAAATAAAACAGCTGAAGAAAATGGATTTACCGAAGGGGTTATCTGTGCAAGAGTTGGTTCTCCAGAATTACATAAAGGCTGTATGGCTAATCACACATTAAAAACAAGAACAGCACAAACCGACAGAAAACTGGATGACAGAATACGGGGATGGCTCCCACTTGAAGGCTATGATGATCTATTCGTCCACTTTACACTGCCAATACCGAAAAAAATAAATGAATAAAATATAAGCCTGAAGAAGATGTATAAAATGAAATGTATCGATACGGCTTCTTATTTTCTCTTTTTAAATAAAAGGGCAGTATTAAATACTGCCTTTTTATTTTTTTATGAATACAATATTCCGGTTAAGATTCTGTTCATTCTATAAATATCTTTATAATTTAACTTGCTTATATCTCCGCTGTTTTTAAAATATCATTCTCTGAGCTGACACCCGCAGAACTCAGATCTAATTATAAACATACAAATATGTGAATCTTACTGATAGCTTTTTATACTTCTCTCTACCATATTCCAGAATTCATCTACATCGATTTTCATTCCTACTTTAGAATTATGCGGTTTTTTCAGAACATCAAGAACATCGCAGACTGTACGCCCATAGCATAATTCACTTTTTATATCTATTGCTGTATACATTGACTCCAGTATAAATAAAGAAGGATCTGTCAAATATGCAATACAGGTAGCGTCATGCAAAGGACCGCCCGAAAGACCAAATTCTTCATTTTGTGTTTTTAATACGAAACGCATAATATCGCAGAATAAAGCTGATGCTTTATTTCCTATAGCTTCCATACGTTTTATTACTTCTTCGGTACACACAGTCTGGTTTGTTAAATCCAATCCCATCATTACAATAGGCACACCAGAAGTAAAAACTACATGAGCAGCTTCCGGATCAGCAAAAAAATTAAATTCAGCAGACGGAGT from Sebaldella termitidis ATCC 33386 includes the following:
- a CDS encoding sugar-binding transcriptional regulator gives rise to the protein MDLQRRQLTQISFLYYEKNMTQQEISKITGLSRIKVSRLLQKAKDMGIVKITVDYSGSFLEMENKIAEKYKLKDVIIVDDSIDTNSKNMVASAAAYYLENNLTDECTVAVGWGTTLRLVQNHINPINKKILFSPIIGGHGKSQFDIHASTIASSLAKETGCSSLSLLAPAFAQTSIDKEILLNDNIIQEVLTASAKADFALFSLGNPLISDNSIEKSGYLSENDMKLLHKENALCDVVSILFLNDKGKTCCESITNRSIGIKPEELKKIPVKICVIEGASKYITAKIALEADFIDVLILDNKMAEYLLQN
- a CDS encoding tetratricopeptide repeat protein, whose product is MKKIILLLLLLAVNYNSFAVSKEDKERESSYLLQIKNENDSDAMFDLGLLYDEQEKYDLAEKYYLMAVKYNNGSAMTNLGLIYENQKKYDLAEKYYLMAVEEESDTGMYNLGLLYDNQKKYTLAEKYYLMAIQKNYSDAMYNLALLYDNQEKFSLAEKYYLMAIKENDSDAMYNLALIYDNQKKYPLAEKYYLMAVEANDSDATFNLALLYDNQKKYNLAEKYYLIAVKDNSTKAMYNLGILYKIQKKFSLAEKYYLMAIKNNSSDAMFNLGLLYDEQGKYDLAEKYYLMGVKHNDSDSMYNLGVLYYNQEKYQTAKNYFLMAEKFGNKEAAKILRENF
- a CDS encoding GDSL-type esterase/lipase family protein; translation: MLKIKKYRWILIFIPVLGIAVLTASMISIKAYMRVFIQKRYENRLENWILTNKFIPEKSIVFIGDSITEDFMLDEYFPDFSVINRGIFGDTTLGVLGRMNESVYGLAPSKVFILIGTNDLEKTNDSPEIIAGRIIKITEKIRAERKNTKIYIQSVYPVNKTNNKKIKKTEIGKRNNEKISEINKLLEKAADGKTVIYIDIYRHLTDEENNLDIKYTIEGLHLNAEGYKKVSQLLLPYLKD
- a CDS encoding autotransporter domain-containing protein, with amino-acid sequence MKKKLILIIALVIVVLSCSSSGGQSNQNPSPSPPTPIDVTRDIPFNPEDPHNNNEAKETDSDGDNITVGIVDSNFDTTHKEFYSEENKPRLSRSRNYSGTTNIHGSLVAEVLGGRTMGIATNVEMRGIAAGTICSNGSNNCISVKREMYDELYDHGVRIYNQSFGVASRTIKTTTKTDMPLSDPVIAFYRDKASTDSLFVWAAGNSGTEEVSAEAGLPYLYPEMQKGWIAVMAVNSTDGAPSDYSNKCGIAQNWCIAAVGDYDFNVRNVSGMGTSFAAPAVTGTAAVVQEKYPWMNGDLIRQTILSTATDKGIKDADPVYGWGLLNISKAVKGPALFDKRLALGDYVNVAFDNTTSTFENDISGDAGLIKAGTGKLILSGKNTYTGKNVVNGGVLEVNGQVVSEVYVQPGGTLSSNGGYINNNVINNGGIISNTGKGMNIQGNYTSTPEGVIVSTAGATINVGGTADLNNSTLRVTAPKDDDNNPVYISKEVITENVVNAANGVTSTFGKVETPVFLQSDVIYGNDGVKLSVARRDIAEYADEAYNSDATRNNSSQNLEQVLTALDNNKGSDEFRTKIAMLQQSSSSDLAATLDSLSGQIYASAQALTFQQSQAVNRDLTNRLVMLGSMENKADIAGLWFSGIASTGKLKESGYASADTTSYGGQVGIDKNINDSTILGIALSYSDAEADFDRYGGKSKSQNFGVSLYGRYGQKEDKFYVLGRLGVGFVSSDVDREVVTGVQSENVSINHDDYVYSGYGETGYKFKLAKNFNLTPFAGISYDLVKRGSFSEDGSLLGLEADNKTYDQMSGFIGLRGKYDFEWAGGKSTILGYVSWQKAFSDESLDFEASYVGLPSEKFTVEGIGLPGDSVWTGVGVSTEVNDRWAWYANYDMQISDSDISNNVFSAGFRFNVK
- a CDS encoding MarR family winged helix-turn-helix transcriptional regulator → MREIGMIARALDSISNIEFKDYDLTKGQYLYLVRICENPGIIMEKLIDLIKVDRATAARAIKKLEKKGFIEKKFDEHNKKNKKLFPTGSGKNIYPFIIRENEYSNNIALKNFSEKETELLTDLLQRMRKNIDNDWKYVKKGNKRSY
- a CDS encoding GNAT family N-acetyltransferase, with amino-acid sequence MNIKIKKINSDDIKILQEISIETFTDTFGEQNSSENLKNYLEKAFNSKKLLSEIANPFSDFYLIYFDKEPAGYLKLNDGEAQSEKMDEEALEIERIYIRKKFQRNGLGKFLLNKAIDIAKNQDKKIIWLGVWENNKNAIEFYKKSGFIQSGQHSFYMGSEKQVDFIMKKKLP
- a CDS encoding DUF6485 family protein, which codes for MKPVKAAEFCTCTEHQCPFNPVNNSKGCDLCILKCLKLNEIPSCFFKKISTEIPENEDYTFKGFADFTNKYYK